The Gigantopelta aegis isolate Gae_Host chromosome 9, Gae_host_genome, whole genome shotgun sequence genomic sequence aaacttatataataaatatattttcttatttagaatatcagtgtctgtatattcaatgtgtttcaggtcgtcttaatatttgtaagaagcccaaactggattttgtcttcaaataattttgtacatacgaaaaaaatatattttaggcaataaaatgaaatttaacttagtacaaatattagaacgatcagaaacacgtttaatatacagacactaatattttatgcagtaaaatatatttaatatgtaattacaatcgttaaaaagtctcgttagtcgataacatcataaaaaattgcagcaattTCAAGAATGTCCCCTTAAGAGCATGTATGTAATAGGAGTTTGAAACCCTGGTATCACCACGTTTGATTTGTACTCGAGATCAGTTTATTGTTGGCTCGTACAGAACTAccagacattttatttgttaccaGCGCGATCTTTACAACATATCTAAACATAACATTAGATTTTCTTTGAACtataataacatttgtttttcaacttcGCAGGTTGGCGTAAAGTATGCAGTGTATacattgtttttgaaataagaACTAATTTACACAGAACGGTCACGGTTTGTATAACATTGTTCTAATTTTGAAACATATTAACAATGCAAGCAGAACACACagacattatttattttgtcctctgtagtgatgtcattttcttcattttgttACATTCAGTCTTTAGTGGCGTCATCCATTCACTATTGAGCAAATCGTATAGTATCGGGACGGTTATAATTTATAGCCTTGTAAACAATATTTGGCTAGTACTGGCAGTGCCGAGAATCAGACGATTTCGTGAGAATTTCGTGGCTCCAACTGAGAATGTTTTTCTCACTCCTTGTTGTCTTATCTCACAGTACATCTCCCATGAACAGCAACCATAACCAACCGACTGATCCAAGAAACAGATTCCCTGTCAAAGAGAACAAACAattgttataaacattttatattatgtaatatacacACTGATTCAAGAAACAGATTCCCTGTCAAAGAGAACAAACAattgttataaacattttatactaTGTAATATACACACTGATTCTAGAAACAGATTCCCTGTCAAAGAGAACAAACAattgttataaacattttatattatgtaatatacacACTGATTCTAGAAAAAAGATTCCCAGTCAGAGagaacaaacaattatttataacatttcATGTTATGTAATATACACACAAAGATCCTAGAAACAGATTCCctgtcaaagaaaacaaacaattattataaactTTTCATGTTATGTAATATACACACTGATTCTAGAAACAGATTCCCTGTCAAAGAGAACAAACAAttgttataaacattttttattatataatatacaaactgATTCTAGAAACAGATTCCCTGTCAAAGAGAACAAACAattgttataaacattttatactaTGTAATATACACACTGATTCTAGAAACAGATTCCCTGTCAAAGAGAACAAACAattgttataaacattttatattatgtaatatacacACTGATTCTAGAAAAAAGATTCCCAGTCAGAGagaacaaacaattatttataacatttcATGTTATGTAATATACACACAAAGATCCTAGAAACAGATTCCctgtcaaagaaaacaaacaattattataaactTTTCATGTTATGTAATATACACATTGATCCTAGAAAGAGATTTCCAGTCAGAGagaacaaacaattatttataaacatttcattttatgtaaaatatacattGATCCTAAAAACAGATTCCctgtcaaagaaaacaaataattgtGATAAACATGTCGTGTAATATACACACTGATCCTAGCAACTGATGCCCTATTAAAGAACAGATTACtgtgataaaagaaaacaagaccTAACGGTATactattgttaaaaaataaGACGTAAACTTATAACAGTGATCGGCGTTTCTGCAACAACAAAATGTACACATCTGgctaaattaaagggacattcccgagtttgctgcattgtaagatgtttccgactaataaaatatttctacgattaaacttacatattaaatatattttcttgtttagaatatcagtgtctgtagattcaatgtgtttatcgtcgttttaatatttgtaggaagcccaaaccggattttgtcttcaaataatttcgtacgtacgaaaaaatacattttaggaaataaaatgaactttacgctagtacaaatattagatcaatcagaaacacgtttaatatacagccactaatatattatacagaaaaatatatttgatatgtaattacaatcatcaaaaagtctctgttagtcgataacatcttaaaaacttcagcaaactcaggaatgtccctttaatacaactTTAGGATTATCACAGGACATTAATACAACTTTAGTATTATCACAAGACATTAGCCTATAACACTTttattgtgaattttatttatatcacatcgtcgtggcaggccatcggtctacaggctggtaggtacagggttcggatcccagtcgaggcatgggatttttaatccagataccgactccaaaccctgagtgagtgctccgcaaggctcaatgggtaggtgtaaaccacttgcaccgaccagtgatccataactggttcaacaaaggccatggtttgtgctgtcctgcctgtgggaagcgcaaataaaagatcccttgctgccaatcggaagagtagcccatgtagtggcgacagcgggtttcctctcaaaatctgtgtggtccttaaccatatgtctgacgccatataaccgtaaataaaatgtgttgagtgcgtcgttaaataaaacacgtctttctttctttctttctttctttatatcgcataaacaaaacacatcgaTGAGTGtcttttacatatttaatatatgcacAGTGATAACATGTGATTATTGACAATTTAATTAGAAGTGAACCATTTAGGCAGACCTGGTTTTGgcttcattattaattaatcagtatgAAATATGTAGCACATGCATCAGTAATGAAAATTTACTGTGATTATATAACATGTTGCTAAAAAATGTCAacatgtgggggtgggggatgtagGCTGTGGATGGTACATTAATAAATGCATTCTCTGCAGAGTTGCTGCCCCTACTTCGTTTTCGATGTCTATGTCTGACTGTCGGTACGCTAAAATGCAGCTGAAAaggttaaatattttacatacctTTTTTCTTGCATTGTCGGCCAATCCTGTGTCTGTGCAAATAGTAACCAGGGTAACAATTGCAGTTGTATCCTCCTTGGTAGTTATAACAAAATCCATCGCGACACGCAGACTCGTCCATGCATTCGTTGATGTCTAAAATAATGTattcttttatattaaaatatatgaagtAATTGGTTGATCCTAATTATTggagaagaaaaagagaaactaTCTTGAATTATCACGAAACAAAGCAGAGACAACTATTACTGTTGTTATTGATATTGCTGGTTCTACTATTACACTTAGTATTATCGTTAATACTTTCATAATTGTTAAACAAGAATAACAAATTCATCAAATATAAatctatattaataaattttgaagTATTAATTATCACCTGATGACAATTATTTCTGGTTACATaccctccacccacccacccaaaaaacaaaacaaaaaaacaaacaaacaaacaaacaaataaacaacaaaacaacacccaacaacaacaccaactacAAACGACAACAACACATAAATCACATACCTACACAGGCCCATGCGATGTACTTATAGCCTGGGTtacactgacagacagacacaccacCGCGAAGGACACACCGACCATTGATACACGTACTATCCAAGCTACAGCTAGATATGCCATATTTATCTGTGAGATATAAACagacacaataaataaataaactaagtaagtaagtacgtatttaagtaagtaagtaaataaaatagttcGATGCATACctaacagggccgtagctaggatatttagttggggggggggggggggactaagtagttaatagtctaaaactccttaaacggttaagaaaagaattttctttaagtttctatatttttttccggatttccccccccccccctccccgctaGCACTGGCTCTGCTTAAGTGAGTACAATAATTCAATGCATAAACTATACTGTTTGTGGGGATTTTGTTTGGTGCTATATTATTGATGGTGAAcgataattatgtcatttaacaaattgtaataaaaattgtacaaaacaaacacttcatatattatttattcaagACTATAAGCACTGCACAGTGGAACTACCTTGATGACTTTTAATGACGATACAGTATAAAGACTAATACTTATGTACGACTGGCATATGAAAGGCCTGGCGACtattgtcctgtctatgagaaagtATATAAAATCTGAACGACACAACCGTTATCCGTTATCACAACCGTATccctgcacaatgcagagtcaaatgggcatttgtaaaaatattggtCGATTCCGTGAATCTCAAGAAtctataagaggacagccactctcgaggAGATTCTATATTGGCGAATACACCCTTTTGActaccacaaagaggactgtcactcacAGAGTAGttcactaaatcaaaactatttTATCGGTAGCAGTAGACCATGCGgcaacattcatttcatttccacttatttttcgtgcttatatccaattgaggttcaatcacgctgtcctgggcacacacctcagctatctgggctgtctgtccgggacagcGGGTTagctgttaattgttagtggttagtgagagagaagaaggtgtagtggtcttacacctacccactgagtcgttaaaactcgttctggtgggagccggtgccgggccgtcaaccctgtacctaccagccttatgtacaGTGGCTTAACCGCGGCACCACTGAGGACCGTTATGCGGCAGAAGCGATTTACCTATCTTTATCTCTAtcgaccaagtgttgaaataaacaTATACTACAATCTAAccgctgtagtttaaaatgtgccgaaaAACGTCCCTATCTTCCTGTGTAAAAGACTCACGTGGTACACAAATATTGGTTGTGGTGGATAGCTGAAATCCTGCATAACACCTGCATTTGAAGAGACCTGACATCACCTGTTGACAGACTCCATTAACACACCCCGTGTGTTGACACTGGGACCTCAGAGATCCACCTTGTGAGGGCATCACGTTCTCGATTGGTGATTTCGCCACTCTGGGTTTCGCAGACCTCGCGAAGTTGTATTTCTTTAACATAGCTAGCAAATTGTGACGAAAAGTAGGTAACTTGTCAACAGAAACTCTCTGTCCTGCAGATCCTCGTTCAGTAGGAGAAGATTCGATTCTGTAGTCAGGGACTTGGGGACTTAGTGATATTTTGGTTTTGGAGATTTTGTGGCGCAGTATGGGGATTTCCGAACGTAACATTGGTGTCTTTGGGATTTCTGTACGTAATACATTCATTTTGGAGACTTCCTTGCGTGATATAGGAATTTCTGAGCGTAATATGTCTGTCTTTGGGATTTCTTTGTGTGACACCTTCATTTTTGGAATTTCTTTGTTTGATATGCTTGTTGAGGGAATGTCCTTGCCTGACACATATATAACCGGCGTTGTAGGCGTTATAGCTGTAACATCGATGCTCAGTAGTTTAGTATTTGTCACGGGATTGTTTGCTGGTACAGTAGTTTGTAAACTAATCATGACAGTATTTCTTGGTTCTGTAGTGGAGAACAATGTTGACTGAGTGCTAGAAATAGTCCTGCCGGTTGTAATAACAGTCTCCCAAACGTGCTTACGTATCCAAGGAAAGGTTCTAGATGACACGACAGTAGCTGGGTGTCTGTTTGCTAAAGGCCTGTCAGGTTTAACAGAAGGAGTCTTTGGCACAGAATCAAAGCCTGGATTCCTTGGGTTAGACTTTGATGTCAGGATCTTGCTGGCGTTGTGTAGAGATTGCAGGGCGTGGTTTTCGAATATATCGCTGGACAACACAGACTGGAGCGGTAACGAAGTTGATGTTGAAGGAACAAATGCATATTTGTGTTGTAACTCGAGTGGTGATGGAGCGGATGCTGAAGGGATAGCTACATCTGTATGTACTGCCTGTGACATAATAGTTGGTATTGAACGAGTAGATACATCGGCATTCATTGACTGGAAGAGTAAAGAAGTTGATACAGATGTAGAACGagtaaatacatttgtattactATTTTCTAACTTCGATTTAACAGTTGATGTTGGAAGAGCAGACATATTGGAATTTGCTGATTCAAGTGGTGACAAAGTCGATGGTGCGTCTGTGGTTGTGACAGTAGGAGGTGGTATAGTTGTTGCTGAAGTAGAAAATAAAGAGTATACAACAAACATATTCTGGCAGTAGGCGGGTATTGTTTCCAGACgtgcattattaaaatgttactttgtgatgtgtacattgtttttaaatcgAATAGAAACAtctgaaaataatattacatatatacatcatCTTTGACATCTCTTATAATTTTGTCGATAAAACAAGAACAATATTAAATCGATCATCATTTCTGTTTAATTACGTaatatgttttagtttgttttgtttaacgacaccacttggatcatcggctattggatgtcaaacatttagtaattgcgacatatagttttagagagaaaacccactacatttttccattagtagcaagggatcttttataagcatcatcccatagacaggataacacataccatagcatttgacataccagtcgtggtgtactgtctggaacgagaaacagcccaatgggcccaccgacggggatcgatcctagaccgaccgcgcatcaagcactCGCTTTACCACTTACCGCTTTACCGCCCACCCCTTATTCTTCTAGATGCAGGAACCTTTAATTTCCATAAGTCACAATATTAATCTGAGCTAAAGTCAAACTACTACAGTATATTATTCGGAGTTTAAGTAAAATTAAACCACGTGAATTCTAGAACAGTTAACATTTAGGCGAATTTCAGTCTCACCCTCTCGGAGACACGTCCGTCCGTCCGGCTGTAGGACAAAGTCATGTGGACACCAGCATATGTATGGGCCGTTCGTTTCCTTGCACGTGCTCCGGACACAGTCTGTATTCCGGCAACCACTGACTGCAAAACGGTTCAGTAATGGAAACTGTTTCATTTCATTACGTAaaaggataaatatatatatatatatatatatatttatatatttaagttacttttatatctatatatatatgtatatatatatcaatgttttaACATTTCAAGTTACTTTTATTgcaattaaacaaaaacgttttaatttttacataccaaacatatttttctgtgtaaaatattagtggctgtatattaaacgtgtttctgatcgttctaatatttttactaggttaaatttcattttatttcctaaaatatgttttcgtacgtacgaatttatatcaaaacagaatccggtttacaaatattaaggcgaccagaaacacattgaatgtacagacactgatattctaaacaagaaaatatatttaatatgttagtttaatcgtagaaatattttataattc encodes the following:
- the LOC121380472 gene encoding uncharacterized protein LOC121380472 produces the protein MSALPTSTVKSKLENSNTNVFTRSTSVSTSLLFQSMNADVSTRSIPTIMSQAVHTDVAIPSASAPSPLELQHKYAFVPSTSTSLPLQSVLSSDIFENHALQSLHNASKILTSKSNPRNPGFDSVPKTPSVKPDRPLANRHPATVVSSRTFPWIRKHVWETVITTGRTISSTQSTLFSTTEPRNTVMISLQTTVPANNPVTNTKLLSIDVTAITPTTPVIYVSGKDIPSTSISNKEIPKMKVSHKEIPKTDILRSEIPISRKEVSKMNVLRTEIPKTPMLRSEIPILRHKISKTKISLSPQVPDYRIESSPTERGSAGQRVSVDKLPTFRHNLLAMLKKYNFARSAKPRVAKSPIENVMPSQGGSLRSQCQHTGCVNGVCQQVMSGLFKCRCYAGFQLSTTTNICVPHKYGISSCSLDSTCINGRCVLRGGVSVCQCNPGYKYIAWACVDINECMDESACRDGFCYNYQGGYNCNCYPGYYLHRHRIGRQCKKKGNLFLGSVGWLWLLFMGDVL